The Eriocheir sinensis breed Jianghai 21 chromosome 21, ASM2467909v1, whole genome shotgun sequence genome includes a region encoding these proteins:
- the LOC127001550 gene encoding 60S ribosome subunit biogenesis protein NIP7 homolog → MRPLKNEETVLVFSKLKKYIGGNVRALLERSDGLYCFRLHNGRIYYVKEDIMKFAATLPRDNIVSLGVCFGKITKGGKFLLHITALDFLAPYCQNKIWIKESAEQNFMYGNHVYKSGLSRISENTPKYSGVVVLSSKDIPLGFGVAAKATSECRHADPMDIICFHQADIGEYVRNEEALI, encoded by the exons ATGAGGCCGTTGAAGAATGAAGAAACTGTCCTCGTGTTTAGCAAACTCAAGAAATA CATTGGCGGCAATGTACGAGCCCTCCTGGAACGCTCAGATGGCCTATACTGCTTTCGCCTTCACAATGGCAGAATTTACTATGTAAAGGAAGACATCATGAAGTTTGCAGCAACTCTTCCTCGCGACAACATTGTTTCCTTGGGGGTGTGCTTTGGCAAAATAACAAAGGGTGGAAAGTTCTTGCTACACATCACAGCCTTAGATTTTCTTGCACCCTATTGCCAG AACAAGATATGGATCAAGGAGTCAGCAGAGCAGAACTTCATGTATGGCAACCACGTGTACAAGTCAGGCCTGTCACGAATTTCAGAAAACACCCCAAAGTACTCTGGGGTTGTTGTGCTATCTTCAAAAGACATTCCTTTG ggATTTGGAGTGGCTGCTAAAGCAACTTCAGAATGTCGACATGCTGACCCCATGGACATCATATGCTTCCACCAAGCAGACATTGGAGAATATGTTAGAAATGAAGAGGCCTTGATCTAA
- the LOC127001432 gene encoding uncharacterized protein LOC127001432, producing MILFPQPRNHHHHRHQHRHRLGHWVVLLASSSFTICLTSCLASSPSPTTSLDHPLQTSMTESSMPVCTTATTTTATPPTRHSHENIAPPVLRHNRLVQLPETREFSQALQESGLRTKVSRQDSRMMLGGKRASVRDMQVLKDIGEERTLKLTLEEEEFLGLRLEDVVKMEMPQCSLLLVHDLPYRHSRLLHRLLLVLANSRQVVEVREARDLADVAWASKTCRGYIFLLTNTSSLQDFMNQTDDLWDFDGKYVVVGASREELHHLAGSSKGVKTEHLVGVVKHRRRAGEWAVYGSRLYRGAHGNLQRLQTWTADASSSSLPSSSFSSSSSTTTSSSLISSFSSSHSASSSSSSSSSSSFSSSSSSSSSSSSSVVLQTSLFRDYLKNLHGIPLKVVTFEFEPSVLYYRDAQGNVSFPFGIDIEVVNALSRTLNFTIVFEEPPGG from the exons ATGATCCTATTTCCTCAACCtcggaaccaccaccaccatcgccaccagcaccgccaccgcCTTGGACATTGGGTGGTGctgttggcctcctcctccttcaccatctgCCTTACCTCCTGCCTGGCATCCTCACCCTCGCCCACCACCTCACTAGACCATCCTCTCCAAACATCGATGACAGAGAGCTCCATGCCTGTCTGTACCaccgctactaccaccaccgctactccCCCTACACGACACAGCCACGAGAACATAGCCCCTCCGGTACTTAGACATAACAGGCTGGTGCAGTTGCCGGAAACAAGAGAATTTAGTCAGGCATTACAGGAGTCTGGTTTACGCACGAAGGTTAGTAGACAAGACTCAAGGATGATGTTAGGCGGAAAACGGGCGTCGGTAAGGGATATGCAGGTTTTAAAGGACATAGGCGAGGAACGGACGCTGAAGTTGACCCTGGAAGAAGAGGAATTCCTTGGCCTGAGACTGGAAGATGTTGTGAAGATGGAGATGCCGCAGTGCTCCCTTCTCCTGGTCCATGATCTCCCATATCGACACTCCCGCCtcctccatcgcctcctcctcgtgctcgCAAACTCCAGGCAG gtggtggaggtgagggaggcgcGGGACCTGGCGGACGTGGCGTGGGCTAGCAAGACCTGTCGTGGGTACATCTTCTTACTCACCAACACCTCGTCCCTCCAAGACTTCATGAATCAAACCGACGACCTGTGGGACTTCGATGGCAA GTACGTGGTGGTCGGGGCGTCTCGAGAGGAGCTCCACCACCTGGCAGGCTCGAGCAAGGGGGTCAAGACAGAGCACCTCGTTGGGGTTGTCAAG CACCGGCGGCGGGCGGGAGAGTGGGCTGTGTACGGCTCCAGACTGTACCGCGGCGCCCATGGAAATCTTCAGAGACTGCAAACATGGACTGCTgacgcctcttcttcttctcttccttcttcttcattttcctcttcctcttctactactacttcttcttcacttatttcgtcattttcttcgtctcattccgcttcctcctcctcctcctcctcctcctcctcctccttctcctcctcctcctcctcctcctcctcctcctcctcctcagtcgtaTTGCAAACCTCACTCTTCAGGGATTATTTGAAAAACCTTCACGGCATCCCTCTCAAG gTGGTGACGTTCGAGTTTGAGCCCAGCGTCCTGTACTACCGCGACGCCCAAGGCAATGTCTCCTTCCCCTTCGGCATCGACATCGAGGTGGTCAACGCTCTCTCCCGGACACTGAACTTTACCATAGTTTTCGAGGAGCCGCCCGGAGGTTAG
- the LOC127001549 gene encoding uncharacterized protein LOC127001549 produces MPPQLPTPTDEHSAMEVMKHFSDMAYMTIFKDTFDKATKILYGKEVAVNLDLSKRMMFSCYLCSKDMNAETALKQHTVSGTHQKNLDKKRRAHQSHTSRHDVKYHHKDPSYGDPKSLRSMLLTSQVKPVGLQMIEEYQERPSGGKRYYKCILCGAHGKLDSIYWHTIGNRHTEKYIKSGVVLKTSLLDPKDREMVREFLLKKEKITVSAIKTYKDRSLFPKMWSDYSDSLRFTSQRKRETQWVSETTLATPSTSRKRPHSSSPDTSSWESPSSSSSKASRNEIQQSRPRETSPLCMFRNQSPPSPSADDKLKTMNLHQSPQCRDVVKYDQSVQKFDLEELMIQFNFVVKTSHLPEFDIQTQEDVKAAIDMMFKISSALHFITKVKLENSQESSKEIIGNLIHKKSLLSKIMGNIKLRMEAALLQSEGFQS; encoded by the exons ATGCCGCCCCAACTTCCCACACCCACTGACGAG CATTCAGCCATGGAGGTAATGAAGCACTTCTCAGACATGGCATACATGACAATCTTCAAagacacgtttgacaaggctaccA AGATTCTGTATGGAAAGGAGGTTGCTGTAAATCTGGATCTTTCAAAGCGGATGATGTTCTCCTGCTAC TTGTGCAGCAAAGACATGAATGCCGAGACAGCCTTGAAACAACATACAGTGTCAGGAACCCACCAAAAG AACCTTGACAAGAAGAGGAGGGCACATCAGAGCCATACTTCCCGCCATGATGTGAAGTACCACCACAAAGACCCATCCTATGGTGACCCCAAGAGCCTGCGGAGCATGTTGTTGACCAGCCAAGTGAAGCCAGTCG GTTTACAGATGATTGAGGAATACCAAGAGAGGCCTTCAGGAGGAAAACGTTACTACAAGTGTATTCTGTGTGGTGCTCACGGCAAACTGGATTCCATCTACTGGCACACCATTGgcaacagacacacagaaaaatacata AAATCTGGTGTGGTCCTTAAAACTTCATTGCTCGATCCCAAAGACAGGGAGATGGTCCGTGAATTTCtgctaaaaaaggaaaaaataactgtGTCCGCCATTAAAACATATAAAG ATAGGAGTCTCTTCCCAAAGATGTGGTCAGATTACAGTGACTCTTTACGATTTACAAgtcaaaggaagagagaaacacagtg GGTGTCAGAGACCACCTTAGCAACTCCTTCAACGAGCAGAAAACGTCCGCACTCCTCCAGCCCAGATACTTCCTCTTGGgaatctccatcctcctcctcttccaaagcGTCTAGGAATGAAATTCAACAAAGCAGACCAAGGGAAACATCGCCTCTCTGTATGTTCCGAAAccagtctcctccttctccttcagctGATGACAAGCTAAAAACAA TGAATCTCCATCAGTCCCCCCAATGCAGAGATGTTGTCAAGTATGACCAGAGTGTACAGAAGTTTGACCTGGAAGAACTCATGATCCAGTTCAACTTTGTTGTGAAAACAAGCCATTTACCTG AGTTTGATATACAGACTCAAGAGGATGTCAAGGCAGCTATTGACATGATGTTTAAGATCAGCTCTGCACTTCACTTCATCACCAAAGTTAAACTTGAAAATTCACAAGAGAGTTCTAAAGAGATCATTGGCAACCTCATTCACAAGAAAAGT cTATTGTCTAAGATTATGGGTAACATAAAGCTCAGAATGGAAGCAGCATTATTACAAAGTGAAG GGTTTCAgtcatag
- the LOC127001541 gene encoding glutamate receptor ionotropic, delta-2-like encodes MKGEDGEWTGMVGRLARQEADIGVANLFLTLTRQGAVDYSAPYDAEVSCFLVRTEPAVPRWLSLALPFQMSTWGAILLGVLVTGVLIYIFAIASDSCGGEAPLLRSLSFACFYASGMHFRGSFYILPSRHSTRTFICFLWIYVIIITTAYSSNLTAFLTVTHRPQGINTIRSLYSTRMEVSGLGSFFKGALASAVDPYLQGLGERFVPYQKLDLVWSRVRGGEAAYLHNKQFLEFVIATQFTERKGVASMRIMKECFAPYSIAMALQRHSPLKRKFDRVISWMLESGLVRHWFLESLRLSRKVKTKKNNEYVDETNPVNVTDRPAEDRAVQGVIPLSINHMQGVFLLFLFGNLSALLVVLLECGHHRVFFSV; translated from the exons ATGAAGGGCGAGGACGGGGAGTGGACCGGGATGGTGGGGCGGCTAGCACGGCAGGAGGCGGACATCGGCGTAGCCAACCTGTTCCTCACTCTGACGAGGCAGGGCGCCGTGGACTACAGCGCCCCTTATGATGCCGAG GTGAGCTGCTTCCTGGTCCGTACCGAGCCTGCCGTGCCCCGCTGGCTGTCCCTCGCCCTGCCCTTCCAGATGTCCACGTGGGGCGCTATCCTGCTCGGGGTGCTCGTCACGGGGGTGCTCATCTACATCTTCGCCATAGCCAGTGATTCTTG TGGAGGCGAGGCCCCTCTCCTGCGGTCACTGTCCTTTGCCTGTTTCTACGCCTCAGGGATGCACTTCCGCGGATCCTTCTACATCTTGCCAAGCCGCCACAGCACACGGACCTTCATCTGCTTCCTCTGGATCTatgttatcatcatcaccactgcctaTTCCTCCAACCTGACAGCCTTCCTCACCGTCACCCACCGACCGCAAGGCATCAACACCATAAGGTCCCTCTATTCCACGCGGATGGAGGTGTCAGGTCTAGGGAGCTTCTTCAAAGGTGCTCTGGCCTCAGCTGTGGACCCGtatctccag GGTCTGGGGGAGAGGTTCGTGCCGTACCAGAAGCTTGACCTCGTGTGGTCGCGGGTGCGGGGCGGCGAGGCTGCATACCTCCACAACAAGCAGTTCCTAGAGTTCGTCATCGCCACGCAGTTCACGGAAAGGAAGGGTGTTGCCAGCATGAGGATAATGAAG GAATGCTTTGCGCCGTACAGCATCGCCATGGCCCTGCAGCGACACTCGCCCCTCAAGAGGAAGTTTGATCGCGTCATAAGCTGGATGCTCGAGAGTGGTCTGGTGCGCCACTGGTTCCTGGAGTCCCTGAGGCTGTCTCGCAAG gtcaagacgaagaagaataatGAGTATGTCGACGAGACCAATCCCGTGAATGTCACTGACCGGCCAGCGGAGGACAGGGCGGTGCAGGGCGTCATCCCCCTCAGCATCAACCACATGCAGGGcgtcttcttactcttcctgttCGGCAATCTCTCGGCACTCCTCGTCGTCCTGCTCGAGTGTGGGCACCACCGAGTCTTCTTCAGCGTGTGA